Below is a window of Allomuricauda ruestringensis DSM 13258 DNA.
CAGTGATTTCATTTTCAGCTCAGTTTTCGTTGGTTAGGAAGAATAAAAGTAAGGTTTAAAGCAAGAACACAAAAATTTTTTCACAAAACATTGGTATTCTGATCAAGTTTTTAACAAGAATTAAAAAGTAAATTAAATTTTTGCGGATTTATCAAGTCATCCGCCGACCCGCTTTACTGAAAAGCCATTTTCTTTAAGAAAGTCCATAATTTTACCCCGGTAATCCCCTTGTATAATAATGGTTTCGTTCTTAAAACTTCCGCCCACTCCCAATAGCGTTTTTAGGTCTTTCGTCAATTTTTTAAAATCGCTGTCGGCACCGTTGTACCCTTCAAGAATGGTTACGGGTTTCCCTTTTCTTTTTTCATATTTACAGATAATGGGGTCGTCTTGCAGCCAATAAGAGGGTTTTTCTTTGTCATTATCGGGTTCTTTCTCTGGTTCGTGGTCTGGAAATAAATTTTTAAGCTGATCTCCTAAATCCATTGTTGTTGTTTTTTGTATATCAGTAATTGTACCAGTGACCTTGAAGGTTGGTGCCGATGCTTTGTTTTTGCCCTCTTGAGCGCAGTCGAAAGGCAGACAAAAACATCTCGACTGCGCTCGATATGACATTTGGATTGGCCACTGGTGCAATTGTGTATAATCGATTATTTTTTTATCAATCCCAGTTCTATCAATCTTTCGTGTAGATATTCTCCTGCGGTAATGTCCTCAAAAGCCTTGGGGTGCTCATCATCAATACAGTTTTCCAAGCAGTTTAACGGCATGTCGCTCACAGGGTGCATAAAAAAGGGAATGGAATAGCGGGAAGTGCCCCAAAGTTCCTTCGGTGGATTGACTACTTGGTGAATGGTCGATTTCAATTGGTTGTTGGATAGTCTGGAGAGCATATCGCCAACATTGATCATTAATTGATCGGGTCTTGCAATGGCATCCACCCAGTTTCCTTCGTGGTCTTTCACCTGGAGCCCTTTGCCATGTGCCCCCATGAGCAAAGTAATCAGGTTGATGTCCCCGTGCGCCGCTGCTCTTACCGCATTTTTGGGTTCTTCTGTTATGGGAGGATAGTGGATGGGTCTTAAAATGGAGTTGCCGTTTTTTATGTAGTTGTCAAAATAGGTTTCCTCCAGGCCAAGATGCAAAGCCAATGCCCGAAGCACATACTTTGCCGTTTTCTCCAGCATTTTATACGTTTCTTTTCCAACATTGTTAAAGTTGGGAAGCTCCTTTACGGTAACATTGTCGGGATATTCAGTTTCCAGTTCGGGATTGTCTTCCACATATTGGCCAAAATGCCAAAATTCCTTCAGGTCGCCTTCTTTTTTGCCTTTAGCATGCTCTTTTCCAAAGGAAGTGTATCCCCTCTGTCCTCCAATGCCTTCAATTTCATACTTGTTTTTCACATCTTGGGGCAAATTGAAGAACTTTTTTATTTCGGTATAAAGGTTTTCCACCAACTCATCCGATAAAAAATGTCCGCTCAATGCCACAAAACCGATATCCTCGAAAGCAGCACCTATTTCTTCGACAAATTTTTCTTTTCTTTTTGGGTCACCCGAAACAAAGTCTTTCAGGTCCACACTAGGAATAGCACTCATATTGTATTCTTTGATATAAAATCAAAAATAAGGAAATAAGATGAAGGTTTTTGAATTTTAAAGCGTTTTGAAAGGCTTTTTACTACTTTTAACCGACAGAATTTTATTGTATGAGGTATCATGTTGGCGACTTGGAACACGAAAAGTTGCTGGATTTGTACACAGGGATGCTGAAGCCGAGAATGATAGAGGAAAAAATGTTGATTCTTCTACGGCAAGGCAAAATTTCTAAATGGTTTAGTGGGATAGGACAGGAGGCTATTTCCGTTGGTGTCGCCAAGGCGCTCAAGGAAAGTGAGTATATCCTCCCCATGCACCGGAATTTGGGGGTTTTCACCGCCAGAAACATTCCTTTGAACCGTCTTTTTGCGCAATGGCAAGGAAAACAAAGCGGTTTTACCCAAGGTAGGGACCGAAGTTTTCATTTTGGCACTCAAGAATATAAAATTGTCGGTATGATTTCGCATCTGGGGCCCCAACTCGGAGTGGCCGATGGTATTGCCTTGGCCGATATGTTACGGAGAAAGAAGCGGGTAACGGCCGTTTTTACAGGAGAGGGTGCAACCAGCGAAGGAGATTTTCATGAAGCCTTGAACGTGGCTTCTGTTTGGAACTTACCTGTATTGTTCTGTATTGAGAACAATGGCTATGGGCTTTCCACGCCCACCAACGAGCAATACAATTGCGAACATTTGGCGGATAGGGCCAAAGGGTATGGCATTGAGTCCAGAATTATTGATGGCAACAATATCTTGGAAGTGTACGCTAAAGTGGACGAATTGTGCAAAGCCATTCGGAGGAGGCCGCGACCAGTGCTTTTGGAATTCAAAACGTTTCGGATGCGTGGGCACGAAGAGGCAAGTGGAACCAAATATGTTCCAGATAAGTTGATGAAGGAATGGGGGAAGAAAGACCCTATTTCCAATTATGAAAGTTTTCTGTTGGAAGAAGGGGTGCTTACCGAGGAAAATGTTGAAGCGATCAAGCAAGACATTACTGAGGAAATCAATACCAATTTGCAGATGGCTTTTGATGAACCCGAAGTTTTATTAAATGAAACCAAAGAATTAAGTGAGGTTTATCAAGATTTTAATTATCAGAATGTTGAGCCTGAATCAAACGAATCTGAAAACACTCGATTTGTTGATGCTATTTCCCAAGGATTGGAGCAATCCATGTACCGCCACAACGAACTCATTATCATGGGGCAAGATGTTGCGGATTACGGAGGTGTTTTTAAAATTACCGAAGGTTTTGTGCCCAAATTTGGAAAAAGTCGGGTACGAAATACACCCATTTGTGAGTCGGCGATTGTTTCCACGGCCATGGGATTGTCCATCAACGGAATGAAATCCGTGGTTGAAATGCAGTTTGCCGATTTTGTCAGCTCTGGGTTCAACCCTATTGTCAACTATTTGGCAAAAGTACATTATCGTTGGAACGAGAAAGCCGATGTGGTCATCCGAATGCCCTGTGGCGGTGGCGTAGGGGCAGGGCCTTTCCATTCCCAGACCAATGAAGCATGGTTTACTAAGACCCCCGGACTCAAAGTGGTATATCCTGCATCTCCTTATGATGCCAAAGGATTGCTGGCCACAGCGATTAACGACCCCAATCCCGTACTGTTTTTTGAGCACAAAGGCTTGTACCGAAGTATTAAAGGCGATGTTCCAAAAGATTATTACACGCTTCCTTTTGGTAAAGCCAAACTTTTAAAGGAAGGGAACGCCATAACGGTGGTCACCTATGGTGCAGGTGTGCATTGGGCTTTGGAGATTCTAGAAAAACACCCTGAAATTGATGTGGACCTAGTGGATTTACGAACGCTTCAACCATTGGACACCGAAACTATTTTCAATTCAGTGAAAAAGACAGGGAAATTGATCGTGCTTCAAGAAGACACCTTATTTGGAGGTATTGCCAGCGATATTTCGGCCTTGGTCATGGAAAACTGTTTTGAATTCCTGGACGCTCCCGTAAAAAGGGTCGGCAGTTTGGAAACTCCAGTACCCTTTGCAAAACCACTTGAAACCAATTATTTGCCAAAAAATCGATTCGAATCAGCATTAATTGAATTATATCAATATTAAAATCAACTATTTAACTTTTTTTTGATAATTTAACAACTATAAACACGTCCCCAAACGTATATTTTTTGAACATTAACTTATATACTTATGATGAAACGATCACTTTTATTTCTCACAGTGATGGGACTTTTGCTCTCATCCTGTTCCATTTCCAAAAGCGCTAGAACACAGCGAAATTTGTTTAGCGGTACATGGAATTTGGACAATGTTTACTACGAAAATGCCTCTGGCAACTTCAAATCTACCATTTTCAACGATGCAGAGGATATCTGTTTTGAGGATAGTGAATGGTTTTTCCGCGACAATAACAGTACAGGGCGCTACACTATAGCCCAAAGCTCACTTTGTCAAGGTGGAGACCGTTTTTTTAGATGGTCCGTGGTAGAACCCGAACAGAATTACCAAAGCCAGCTTCAATTTAAGTTTATTGATGATAAACGAAAGGATATTTCCGGAGGGTACGGATATCGCTTAAATATTGTTAGTCTGTCCGAACAATCCATGACGCTTAATTCAAATGTTTC
It encodes the following:
- a CDS encoding translation initiation factor, with the protein product MDLGDQLKNLFPDHEPEKEPDNDKEKPSYWLQDDPIICKYEKRKGKPVTILEGYNGADSDFKKLTKDLKTLLGVGGSFKNETIIIQGDYRGKIMDFLKENGFSVKRVGG
- a CDS encoding lipocalin family protein translates to MMKRSLLFLTVMGLLLSSCSISKSARTQRNLFSGTWNLDNVYYENASGNFKSTIFNDAEDICFEDSEWFFRDNNSTGRYTIAQSSLCQGGDRFFRWSVVEPEQNYQSQLQFKFIDDKRKDISGGYGYRLNIVSLSEQSMTLNSNVSVDGQPVTIVYEFSKK
- a CDS encoding isopenicillin N synthase family dioxygenase, encoding MSAIPSVDLKDFVSGDPKRKEKFVEEIGAAFEDIGFVALSGHFLSDELVENLYTEIKKFFNLPQDVKNKYEIEGIGGQRGYTSFGKEHAKGKKEGDLKEFWHFGQYVEDNPELETEYPDNVTVKELPNFNNVGKETYKMLEKTAKYVLRALALHLGLEETYFDNYIKNGNSILRPIHYPPITEEPKNAVRAAAHGDINLITLLMGAHGKGLQVKDHEGNWVDAIARPDQLMINVGDMLSRLSNNQLKSTIHQVVNPPKELWGTSRYSIPFFMHPVSDMPLNCLENCIDDEHPKAFEDITAGEYLHERLIELGLIKK
- a CDS encoding alpha-ketoacid dehydrogenase subunit alpha/beta — encoded protein: MRYHVGDLEHEKLLDLYTGMLKPRMIEEKMLILLRQGKISKWFSGIGQEAISVGVAKALKESEYILPMHRNLGVFTARNIPLNRLFAQWQGKQSGFTQGRDRSFHFGTQEYKIVGMISHLGPQLGVADGIALADMLRRKKRVTAVFTGEGATSEGDFHEALNVASVWNLPVLFCIENNGYGLSTPTNEQYNCEHLADRAKGYGIESRIIDGNNILEVYAKVDELCKAIRRRPRPVLLEFKTFRMRGHEEASGTKYVPDKLMKEWGKKDPISNYESFLLEEGVLTEENVEAIKQDITEEINTNLQMAFDEPEVLLNETKELSEVYQDFNYQNVEPESNESENTRFVDAISQGLEQSMYRHNELIIMGQDVADYGGVFKITEGFVPKFGKSRVRNTPICESAIVSTAMGLSINGMKSVVEMQFADFVSSGFNPIVNYLAKVHYRWNEKADVVIRMPCGGGVGAGPFHSQTNEAWFTKTPGLKVVYPASPYDAKGLLATAINDPNPVLFFEHKGLYRSIKGDVPKDYYTLPFGKAKLLKEGNAITVVTYGAGVHWALEILEKHPEIDVDLVDLRTLQPLDTETIFNSVKKTGKLIVLQEDTLFGGIASDISALVMENCFEFLDAPVKRVGSLETPVPFAKPLETNYLPKNRFESALIELYQY